A single region of the Diadema setosum chromosome 14, eeDiaSeto1, whole genome shotgun sequence genome encodes:
- the LOC140238353 gene encoding craniofacial development protein 2-like, translating to MKKFDWEVLGISETHWTDSGEFIHQGYKILCSSNKSVHRQGVALILNKTAQGALLGYNPVSQRIMSARFQMKAGAITIIQVYAPNTADPEGEVDEFYDQLQTVVNKTNKNDLLIVMGDLNAKVGSDRTNWENVLGNYGYGSQNGRGEKLLNFCAANNLSVTNTMFKQRKQNRQWTWESPDQKTHNMIDYILINEKYKHCVTNARSFPSADAGSDHQLVLANLRLKFKINKKINYPKHYDVFRLKDPQVRANYEVEIGGRFAPLLDMPDTDTQTVWEEVKTAFAETSEKILGNRKANKTMEGRISGKRPQGRPPKRWTDCVKTDCRSKNICSLVEASHLASNRQEWQDIMKRMPPLNPLLE from the exons ATGAAGAAGTTTGACTGGGAAGTCCTCGGCATTTCAGAAACTCACTGGACAGACTCTGGCGAGTTCATACACCAGGGATACAAAATCCTGTGTTCAAGCAACAAATCGGTCCACAGGCAAGGGGTAGCTCTCATACTCAACAAAACAGCCCAAGGTGCTTTACTAGGCTACAACCCCGTCTCACAAAGGATCATGTCAGCGAGATTTCAGATGAAAGCTGGGGCCATAACCATTATACAGGTGTATGCCCCAAATACAGCTGATCCGGAAGGTGAAGTAGATGAATTTTATGACCAACTGCAAACCGTagtcaacaaaacaaacaagaatgacCTGCTCATTGTAATGGGAGATCTAAATGCCAAAGTAGGAAGTGATAGAACAAACTGGGAGAATGTATTAGGCAACTACGGCTATGGCTCCCAAAACGGACGAGGAGAAAAGCTACTCAATTTCTGTGCTGCAAATAATTTGTCAGTCACCAACACCATGTTCAAACAGAGAAAACAGAATCGACAGTGGACCTGGGAATCTCCAGACCAGAAGACGCACAATATGATAGACTACATCCTGATCAATGAAAAGTACAAGCACTGTGTCACAAATGCTAGAAGCTTCCCAAGTGCAGACGCGGGATCTGATCACCAACTAGTGCTGGCAAACCTACGactgaaattcaaaataaataagaaaattaattaCCCAAAACATTATGATGTCTTCAGACTGAAAGATCCACAGGTCAGGGCCAACTATGAAGTGGAAATTGGAGGAAGATTCGCCCCTCTGCTAGACATGCCAGACACTGACACACAAACTGTGTGGGAAGAAGTAAAGACAGCATTTGCCGAGACCTCAGAAAAGATCTTGGGGAACAGGAAAGCTAATAAAA CAATGGAGGGAAGAATTTCTGGTAAGAGACCACAGGGAAGACCACCCAAGAGATGGACAGACTGTGTAAAAACAGACTGTAGGAGCAAAAACATATGCTCACTAGTAGAAGCCAGTCATCTAGCCAGCAACCGCCAAGAATGGCAGGACATCATGAAGCGGATGCCACCACTCAACCCTTTGTTGGAGTGA